The following are from one region of the Lytechinus variegatus isolate NC3 chromosome 4, Lvar_3.0, whole genome shotgun sequence genome:
- the LOC121412868 gene encoding uncharacterized protein LOC121412868 has product MFTIHSKFRKTWKGRPPSALLIVETLLQALLAFAIILAECPVHVAGNGLTEQVTLQAGSQGVVPFHLPWSTNDTSQGTLYFTVRFESQNRPFCVNGMHVIDGFKSSTQSSRFTTSVTGLDTAPCVNLFIDDVDTVDQDRYIFTAIWFRLGDIRYEVIKKDVAVKVPPGSAKCFITLSDKCAYGEVHCRATTGSVGTSLSCYQNNQKLNILDDISDIGRETCGTFCLLHDTAFSCCSHEVTSDVMVATCNDFQWPPRVPGNRTTTQNIPESLTDISSSRPTYTNLETSQMNEIEFDIDSGAGRQKPSLLKYLLYPLIHVLHFH; this is encoded by the exons ATGTTCACGATACAT TCGAAATTTCGAAAAACATGGAAAGGTCGACCCCCTTCAGCTCTGCTGATCGTTGAAACTCTCCTGCAGGCGCTGTTAGCTTTCGCCATCATTCTTGCAGAATGTCCAGTTCACGTAGCAGGCAACGGTCTCACCGAACAGGTGACCCTGCAAGCAGGTAGTCAGGGTGTAGTCCCATTCCATTTGCCTTGGTCCACTAATGATACATCCCAAGGCACCCTATATTTTACAGTTCGGTTCGAATCGCAAAATCGGCCATTTTGCGTCAATGGAATGCATGTGATAGATGGGTTCAAAAGCTCAACGCAGTCTTCAAGATTTACGACATCTGTCACAGGCTTAGACACAGCTCCCTGCGTAAATCTATTCATAGATGATGTTGATACTGTAGACCAGGATAGATACATATTCACTGCAATCTGGTTCAGGCTAGGGGACATAAGATATGAAGTTATCAAGAAGGATGTCGCAGTAAAGGTTCCACCTGGATCAGCAAAATGCTTCATTACTTTAAGTGACAAATGCGCTTATGGAGAAGTACATTGTCGAGCCACCACTGGAAGTGTAGGAACTTCACTATCATGTTACCAAAATAACCAAAAACTTAATATCCTTGATGACATCTCAGATATTGGGCGGGAAACCTGTGGTACGTTTTGTCTTCTTCATGACACTGCTTTCTCTTGCTGTTCACATGAAGTGACGTCAGACGTAATGGTTGCGACGTGCAATGACTTCCAGTGGCCACCTCGCGTGCCCGGTAATCGTACTACAACACAAAACATACCTGAATCCCTTACCGATATCAGCAGTAGTAGGCCTACTTACACCAATCTTGAAACCAGTCAAATGAACGAAATAGAATTCGATATCGATTCCGGGGCTGGTAGGCAAAAGCCTTCACTTCTCAAATACTTATTATATCCGTTGATTCACGTCCTTCACTTTCATTAG